A section of the Veillonella criceti genome encodes:
- the rodA gene encoding rod shape-determining protein RodA yields the protein MWHKIWREWDWTVVISTVLLICVGLVIIGSATHVNREGLNFTDLVSKQILFFFINAVIVVLMQWFDYRRLRAWGRPLYFVTIVLLLAVMFIGTSALGAQRWIQIGPITIQPSEFTKLLMIISMAKMMEHRVNQLNTFRSLVPIVVFVGIPALLVFKQPDLGTSLVYLAILCGMLFVGGIRMRLVQIIVGVAVVLAPLGWFILKEYQKQRILVFLNPNIDPFGAGYHIIQSKIAIGSGMILGKGLFEGTQSQLNFLPENHTDFIFSVIGEELGFVGCVIVLILLFTLIYRSIVIARSANDTFGMLLATGIGSMLVFQVLVNIGMTTGIMPVTGIPLPFISYGVSALTTNMISVGLLLNIAMHRKKLMF from the coding sequence ATGTGGCATAAAATCTGGCGTGAATGGGATTGGACAGTAGTAATTTCTACAGTTTTGCTCATTTGCGTAGGGCTTGTCATTATTGGCAGTGCTACCCATGTGAACCGAGAAGGTTTAAATTTTACAGATTTAGTGAGTAAACAAATTTTATTTTTCTTTATTAATGCAGTCATTGTTGTACTTATGCAATGGTTTGATTATCGCCGTTTGCGGGCGTGGGGACGACCTTTATATTTCGTTACCATAGTTTTACTATTAGCCGTTATGTTCATTGGGACGTCAGCTCTAGGGGCTCAGCGGTGGATTCAAATTGGGCCAATTACGATTCAGCCTTCTGAATTTACAAAATTGCTTATGATTATTAGTATGGCTAAAATGATGGAACATCGAGTGAATCAGTTAAATACGTTCCGCTCTTTGGTGCCCATAGTAGTGTTTGTAGGGATTCCGGCGTTATTAGTGTTTAAACAACCTGACTTAGGAACTTCCTTAGTATATTTGGCTATTCTTTGTGGGATGCTTTTTGTAGGTGGCATTCGAATGCGCCTTGTTCAAATTATTGTAGGCGTAGCGGTGGTACTAGCTCCACTAGGATGGTTTATTTTAAAAGAGTATCAGAAGCAACGTATTTTGGTTTTCTTAAACCCGAATATCGATCCTTTTGGCGCTGGCTATCATATTATTCAGTCTAAAATTGCCATTGGCTCGGGTATGATTTTAGGTAAGGGCTTATTTGAAGGTACGCAGAGCCAGTTAAACTTTTTACCAGAAAATCATACAGATTTTATTTTTTCTGTAATCGGCGAAGAATTAGGCTTTGTAGGTTGCGTTATTGTGTTAATTTTGCTATTTACTTTAATTTATCGCAGTATTGTCATTGCTCGCAGTGCTAATGATACCTTTGGGATGTTGTTGGCCACTGGCATTGGCTCTATGTTAGTGTTCCAAGTATTAGTTAATATTGGTATGACTACTGGGATTATGCCTGTTACAGGGATTCCACTACCATTCATTAGTTATGGTGTCAGTGCATTGACGACGAATATGATTAGTGTTGGTTTATTGCTCAATATTGCTATGCACCGGAAAAAATTAATGTTCTAG
- a CDS encoding TIGR03960 family B12-binding radical SAM protein gives MVQLDASWLQHVQKPARYTGGEWNSVVKDHKDMDVTMCFGFPDVYEVAMSHLGIKILYSLLNELPYVAAERVCAPWHDMEEEMRKRNIPLFSLETKTPVKDFDFLAFTLQYEMSYTNILNMLDMGGIPFYSKDRDLSFPLITAGGPCAYNVEPIADFVDIVNLGESEEHIVEMVELYRQEKAAGFPGGKEGLLRKMAQIPGNYVPSLYEPQYTANGDFKGMKVLADEAPAVVKKRIIEDMDNCHYPTKPVVPYIDVVHDRAVLELFRGCTRGCRFCQAGMLYRPVRERSPEKLVQLAKEIIANTGYNEISLMSLSSADYSKLPELVDMLMEEFKDKQVSVSLPSLRIDAFSIDIAKKVQQVRKSGLTFAPEAGSQRMRDVINKGVSEEDLIAACTNAFKSGWNTVKLYFMMGLPTETDEDVAGIADLAYKVLDLHREITGKRNGKVTVSVSFFVPKSHSPYQWYGQQSVEEIHRKQQYLKTLINNRNISYHYHDGATGYMEAVFARGDRRLSKTLIEAWKLGCKFDGWTEFFSIDKWMQAFKNTGIDPDYYARRDRDFDEPLPWDHLDDTVSKKYLKMEWDRAVEATLTHDCRRLPCNGCNVCPELDTAIVDYKEGGRVEKVTFGLK, from the coding sequence ATGGTTCAATTAGATGCTAGCTGGTTGCAACATGTGCAAAAACCGGCCCGCTATACTGGCGGTGAATGGAATAGTGTTGTGAAAGATCACAAAGACATGGATGTGACCATGTGTTTTGGTTTTCCTGATGTATACGAAGTGGCTATGAGCCATTTAGGAATTAAAATTTTATACTCCTTATTAAATGAATTACCATATGTGGCGGCTGAACGAGTTTGTGCACCTTGGCATGATATGGAAGAGGAGATGCGCAAGCGCAACATTCCATTATTTTCTTTAGAAACAAAAACACCAGTTAAGGATTTTGATTTTCTCGCCTTTACTTTACAGTATGAAATGAGCTACACCAATATTTTAAATATGTTAGATATGGGGGGGATTCCGTTTTATAGTAAGGATCGTGACTTATCCTTCCCATTGATTACAGCGGGTGGTCCTTGTGCGTACAATGTAGAGCCTATTGCTGACTTTGTCGATATTGTTAATTTGGGCGAATCAGAAGAACATATTGTAGAGATGGTAGAACTATATCGCCAAGAAAAAGCTGCTGGATTCCCTGGGGGGAAAGAAGGCTTGCTTCGTAAAATGGCACAAATTCCAGGTAACTATGTACCATCTTTATATGAGCCACAATACACAGCTAATGGCGATTTTAAGGGCATGAAAGTATTGGCTGATGAAGCGCCTGCAGTGGTTAAAAAGCGTATTATTGAAGATATGGACAATTGCCATTATCCAACGAAACCAGTAGTGCCATACATTGATGTAGTGCATGATCGGGCTGTGTTAGAATTGTTCCGCGGTTGTACACGTGGCTGTCGTTTCTGTCAGGCGGGTATGTTGTATCGTCCAGTCCGTGAACGTTCGCCAGAAAAATTGGTGCAATTGGCAAAAGAAATTATTGCTAATACGGGCTATAATGAAATTTCACTTATGTCTTTAAGTTCAGCCGATTACTCTAAGCTACCAGAATTGGTAGATATGTTAATGGAAGAATTTAAAGATAAGCAAGTGAGCGTTAGTTTGCCATCTTTGCGTATTGATGCGTTTTCCATTGATATTGCGAAGAAAGTACAACAGGTTCGTAAAAGTGGCTTAACCTTCGCACCAGAAGCTGGCTCGCAACGCATGCGTGATGTTATTAATAAAGGGGTAAGTGAAGAAGATTTAATCGCTGCTTGTACGAATGCGTTTAAGTCTGGATGGAATACTGTGAAATTGTATTTCATGATGGGCTTACCTACTGAAACAGATGAAGACGTAGCCGGTATTGCTGATTTGGCATATAAAGTGTTAGATTTACATCGTGAAATTACCGGTAAACGAAATGGTAAAGTCACAGTGAGTGTATCTTTCTTTGTTCCCAAAAGCCATTCACCGTATCAATGGTATGGCCAGCAATCAGTGGAAGAAATTCATCGTAAACAACAATATTTGAAAACCTTAATTAACAACCGAAATATTTCCTATCATTATCATGATGGGGCAACGGGTTACATGGAAGCTGTATTTGCTCGAGGGGATCGTCGTTTGAGTAAAACGTTGATAGAAGCTTGGAAACTCGGTTGTAAATTTGATGGTTGGACAGAGTTCTTCTCCATTGATAAATGGATGCAAGCCTTTAAAAATACAGGGATTGATCCTGATTATTATGCACGGCGAGATCGTGATTTTGATGAGCCATTACCTTGGGATCATTTGGATGATACTGTGTCTAAGAAATATCTTAAAATGGAATGGGATAGAGCGGTTGAAGCAACATTAACGCATGATTGTCGCCGTTTACCATGTAATGGTTGTAATGTATGTCCTGAATTAGATACTGCTATTGTTGATTATAAGGAGGGTGGCCGTGTTGAAAAAGTTACGTTTGGCCTTAAGTAA
- a CDS encoding TIGR03936 family radical SAM-associated protein, whose product MKKLRLALSKGEAMRFLSHLDYAQAVERMIRRATIKMAYSEGFNPHMKISFSSALALGITAEVEYLDMDIVEDLSVAEVTDRLNQVAPPGLQVLAGREMPDKVKKLMAICNYAVYEVSGPVTADVDWNNLLKSFNEATEIAYEKVTPKKTRTIDVKHFVKEPITAKLEGNRVTLTMGIGIYPEGTMKPGDVWQLGRDAYGWPVTDGYSIHRKAIMVERDGQLLSPLDVTI is encoded by the coding sequence TTGAAAAAGTTACGTTTGGCCTTAAGTAAGGGCGAAGCTATGCGATTCTTGTCGCATTTAGATTATGCACAAGCTGTAGAACGCATGATTCGACGGGCTACCATTAAAATGGCCTATTCAGAAGGTTTTAATCCGCATATGAAGATCAGTTTTTCTTCGGCGTTGGCCTTGGGGATTACAGCTGAAGTAGAATATTTAGATATGGATATTGTTGAAGATTTGTCCGTCGCTGAAGTTACAGACCGATTAAATCAAGTGGCACCGCCTGGGTTACAGGTGCTTGCAGGTCGTGAAATGCCTGATAAGGTAAAAAAATTGATGGCTATTTGTAACTATGCTGTGTATGAAGTGTCTGGCCCCGTAACAGCTGATGTAGATTGGAATAATTTGTTGAAATCTTTTAATGAAGCTACTGAGATTGCTTATGAAAAGGTGACTCCTAAGAAAACACGGACTATTGATGTCAAACATTTTGTAAAAGAGCCTATTACAGCTAAGCTTGAAGGTAATCGGGTTACCTTGACTATGGGAATTGGTATTTATCCCGAAGGGACTATGAAGCCTGGGGATGTTTGGCAATTAGGCCGTGATGCTTATGGCTGGCCAGTAACGGATGGATATTCAATCCATCGTAAAGCGATTATGGTAGAACGGGACGGGCAGTTGCTATCACCTTTAGATGTGACTATATAA
- a CDS encoding Rne/Rng family ribonuclease, translating into MKRIVANVMAEEIRMVLLDEANQLIDTAFHRPSREETINHIYKGIVRNVLPGMSAAFVDIGLKQNAYLNLKQGKQTKAMGKLHVGQTVLVQVVKEEMLGKGARVSADVSLAGRFMVLLPYSDGLHISKRITDDALRAQLAELAAPYLARGCGFILRTAAATASAEALQGDMEFLWNTWVQLQNRYKVAKGATELYSDADFWFRLIREYLSRDVSEIIVDDRGAYEHLRDLLEVTNMLDTVKLICHEGAEPVFKEWQIESQLDTLLNSRVDLPSGGFLKIDTTEALTVIDVNSGHYTGRSGTASEVALEVNREAAQMIARQLRLRDIGGIIICDFIDLPKKTQREALVAYLTELVRKDPIKTVVCGITSLGLVEITRKRERQGLQTILYDTCSQCGGTGQLLSAETVYLQIVRRLRELYRAGRLKSDILIEVSEDVGRYFTKAVIAQLEGECKRTIRLDVQSTMNREAYSLLAVNEN; encoded by the coding sequence ATGAAACGAATTGTAGCCAATGTAATGGCTGAAGAAATTCGTATGGTTTTGTTAGATGAAGCGAATCAGCTCATTGATACAGCGTTTCATAGACCGAGTCGCGAAGAAACGATTAACCATATTTATAAAGGGATAGTACGCAATGTATTACCTGGTATGTCGGCTGCGTTCGTAGATATTGGACTTAAACAAAATGCCTATTTGAATTTGAAACAAGGCAAACAGACTAAGGCCATGGGCAAACTCCATGTAGGGCAGACTGTATTAGTACAAGTTGTCAAAGAAGAGATGTTAGGCAAAGGGGCTCGCGTTAGTGCTGACGTTAGTTTGGCTGGCCGCTTTATGGTGCTATTACCTTATTCTGATGGCTTGCATATCTCAAAACGTATTACAGACGATGCGTTGCGGGCTCAATTGGCTGAATTGGCCGCTCCTTATTTAGCCCGGGGATGTGGATTTATTTTGCGTACCGCTGCGGCCACAGCTTCCGCAGAAGCGCTTCAAGGGGACATGGAATTTCTTTGGAATACCTGGGTTCAACTACAAAATCGTTATAAAGTGGCTAAAGGCGCTACGGAATTATATAGTGATGCTGATTTTTGGTTTCGCTTGATTCGTGAATACTTAAGTCGTGACGTTAGTGAAATTATTGTTGATGATAGAGGCGCTTATGAACATTTGCGTGATTTACTAGAGGTTACGAATATGTTAGATACCGTTAAGCTCATTTGTCACGAAGGAGCAGAGCCTGTATTTAAGGAATGGCAAATCGAAAGTCAACTCGATACATTACTTAATTCACGCGTTGATTTGCCATCAGGAGGCTTTTTAAAAATTGATACTACAGAAGCTTTGACGGTCATTGATGTCAATTCAGGTCATTATACTGGTCGTTCAGGTACTGCCAGTGAAGTGGCCTTAGAAGTCAATCGTGAAGCGGCCCAAATGATTGCTCGACAATTACGGTTGCGTGACATTGGAGGTATCATTATATGTGATTTTATTGACTTACCTAAAAAGACACAACGAGAAGCTTTGGTAGCTTATTTAACTGAGTTAGTCCGTAAAGACCCTATAAAAACAGTGGTATGTGGCATTACGTCCTTAGGTCTAGTAGAAATTACGCGCAAGCGAGAACGGCAAGGATTACAGACTATTTTGTATGATACTTGTTCACAATGTGGTGGCACGGGGCAATTACTATCGGCTGAAACGGTATATTTACAAATTGTAAGACGGTTACGCGAATTATATAGAGCGGGGCGTTTGAAATCAGATATTCTTATTGAAGTGAGTGAGGATGTAGGTCGTTATTTTACCAAAGCGGTTATAGCGCAGTTGGAAGGTGAATGTAAGCGTACGATTCGTCTTGATGTGCAGTCAACAATGAATCGAGAAGCGTACTCCTTATTAGCAGTTAATGAAAATTAA
- a CDS encoding manganese efflux pump MntP family protein produces the protein MSIWELSLIAISLALDAFAVAVAKGPCLTDREIAKKVGMPVLFGVFQMIMPIIGWLIGAQLAGNIDAYDHWIIFGLLAYLGINMIRNGKKEERDEDDLIICSLLTWREVLVLALATSIDALAIGLTLAFFDINIIAATSLIGIVAFVLSLAGVYLGQQLKKIFAGEAEVVGGVVLILIGLKILLQHLQII, from the coding sequence ATGTCGATTTGGGAATTATCTTTGATTGCTATAAGTTTAGCTTTAGATGCCTTTGCCGTAGCTGTCGCTAAAGGACCGTGTTTAACGGATCGTGAAATTGCTAAAAAAGTAGGCATGCCTGTGTTATTCGGTGTATTTCAGATGATTATGCCAATTATCGGTTGGCTTATTGGTGCTCAACTAGCAGGTAACATAGATGCGTATGATCATTGGATAATATTTGGTCTGTTAGCCTATTTAGGAATTAATATGATTCGAAATGGCAAAAAGGAAGAACGCGATGAGGACGATTTAATTATTTGTAGTCTTTTAACTTGGCGTGAAGTCTTAGTATTGGCCTTAGCGACTAGCATTGATGCGCTAGCTATAGGCTTAACGCTGGCTTTCTTTGATATAAATATTATAGCGGCTACCAGTCTCATTGGGATTGTGGCGTTTGTATTATCTTTAGCTGGCGTATATTTGGGGCAACAGCTTAAAAAGATATTTGCTGGTGAGGCTGAAGTTGTTGGGGGCGTTGTATTAATTCTTATCGGTCTAAAAATATTGTTGCAACATTTACAAATTATTTAA
- the rplU gene encoding 50S ribosomal protein L21 codes for MYAIIKTGGKQYRVAEGDVITIEKLEAAAEETVTFDEVLTVVNDSDVKVGAPLVDGAKVTGTVLEHGKAKKILVFKYKAKSNYRRRQGHRQPFTKVRIESIQA; via the coding sequence ATGTACGCAATCATTAAAACTGGTGGTAAACAATATCGCGTTGCTGAAGGCGATGTAATTACTATCGAAAAATTGGAAGCAGCTGCTGAAGAAACTGTAACGTTTGACGAAGTATTAACTGTAGTTAATGACAGTGATGTTAAAGTAGGCGCTCCACTTGTGGACGGTGCAAAAGTAACAGGTACAGTACTTGAACATGGTAAAGCGAAGAAGATTTTAGTTTTCAAATATAAAGCAAAATCCAACTATCGTCGTCGCCAAGGTCATCGTCAACCATTCACAAAAGTTCGCATTGAATCCATTCAGGCATAA
- a CDS encoding ribosomal-processing cysteine protease Prp yields MIQIQIKRNEAQQIVKCHISGHADYDEHGYDIVCAAVSVLSCTAILGLQDIAKQAGTYNNHSGECTISLEGDITENGQAILATMNLGLQEIVRQYGDFVSLSET; encoded by the coding sequence ATGATTCAGATTCAAATTAAACGTAATGAGGCACAACAGATTGTAAAGTGTCACATTAGTGGACATGCTGATTATGATGAGCATGGCTATGATATTGTATGTGCGGCTGTCTCTGTGTTATCTTGTACGGCTATCTTAGGGCTGCAAGATATTGCTAAACAGGCAGGAACATATAACAATCATTCTGGTGAATGTACCATTTCATTAGAAGGGGATATCACTGAGAATGGACAGGCTATATTGGCTACCATGAACCTTGGTTTACAAGAGATTGTTAGACAATATGGTGATTTTGTATCACTAAGTGAAACATAG
- the rpmA gene encoding 50S ribosomal protein L27, with the protein MFTFDLQLFAHKKGVSSTRNGRDSESKRLGVKCHDGSVVKSGNIIVRQRGTHFHPGTNVGIGKDDTLFALVPGKVAFERAGRYNRKVSVYPVEV; encoded by the coding sequence ATGTTTACTTTTGATTTGCAATTATTTGCACATAAGAAAGGTGTATCTAGTACACGTAATGGTCGCGATAGCGAATCCAAACGTCTTGGCGTTAAATGCCATGATGGTTCCGTTGTAAAAAGCGGTAACATCATCGTTCGTCAACGTGGTACTCATTTCCACCCTGGTACTAATGTAGGTATTGGTAAAGATGATACTTTATTCGCATTAGTTCCTGGTAAAGTTGCTTTCGAACGTGCTGGTCGTTATAACCGTAAAGTTAGCGTATACCCAGTAGAAGTGTAA
- a CDS encoding MerR family transcriptional regulator: MYTVKDVAKIFKLSVHTIRYYDDLGLIPYAKRSQANTRLFDDNDLEWIFMILVLRDTGMNLKKIKHYFDLYKKGDVTLSERLKLMQEQRDKTISQLNELQVQLDILNQKVNHYKNLSKGGAGTWNHEYIQSLIAKKKSTIT, from the coding sequence ATGTATACTGTTAAAGATGTTGCTAAAATTTTTAAACTTTCAGTTCACACAATTCGTTATTATGATGATTTAGGGTTAATCCCTTATGCAAAACGTTCGCAAGCAAACACGCGTCTATTTGATGACAATGATTTAGAATGGATTTTTATGATTTTAGTACTTCGTGATACAGGAATGAATTTAAAAAAGATAAAGCACTATTTTGATTTATACAAAAAAGGAGATGTCACCCTCTCCGAACGCCTCAAATTAATGCAAGAACAACGCGATAAAACTATATCACAATTAAACGAACTACAAGTACAACTCGACATACTGAATCAAAAAGTCAATCACTATAAAAATCTTTCAAAAGGTGGTGCAGGCACCTGGAATCATGAATATATTCAATCTTTAATTGCTAAGAAAAAATCTACTATAACATAA
- a CDS encoding NADH-dependent flavin oxidoreductase, which translates to MKQFTNPITFKHGLTIKNRIAIAPMTTRMSYFNGKVTNDEINYYASRTGETGLFITGVAYIQPDGIGWTGELGVHSDDCIPGLSKLAAAIKENGSRAILQIFHAGRMTNSQTLQGLPIVAPSKVPANRPNAEISKELTIESIEDIIQNFKEATRRAILSGFDGIELHGANHFLLQQFFSPHSNRRTDKYGGSLEKRYQFIREVVDAVLATVDELAPQNFIVGYRISPREETTPGYNLEETLWLVDKLADTDLDYLHLSLTYFHGKTNLPDYQEKSMLQYIYETINGRIPLISVGQIHTRKDLEAALQHSDIAAIGSAILLDPHWIQKILTHQDDSIRHTMSPIEKDTLQISDGAFEFLAAINPDRIL; encoded by the coding sequence ATGAAACAATTTACTAATCCTATCACATTTAAACATGGACTCACTATTAAAAATCGTATTGCTATCGCACCAATGACAACGCGTATGAGTTATTTTAACGGTAAAGTAACCAACGACGAAATAAACTATTATGCTAGTCGAACTGGCGAAACTGGTCTTTTCATTACTGGAGTAGCCTATATACAACCTGATGGTATCGGTTGGACTGGAGAACTAGGTGTCCATTCTGATGACTGTATTCCTGGCTTAAGTAAACTTGCCGCTGCCATTAAAGAAAATGGCTCCCGTGCTATTTTACAAATTTTTCATGCTGGACGTATGACAAATAGCCAAACTTTACAAGGGCTACCTATCGTTGCACCTAGTAAAGTTCCTGCCAATAGACCAAATGCTGAAATATCTAAAGAACTTACCATCGAATCCATTGAAGACATTATCCAAAACTTTAAAGAAGCTACAAGGCGAGCTATCTTATCTGGTTTTGATGGTATAGAACTTCATGGTGCTAATCATTTCTTATTACAACAATTCTTTTCACCACACAGTAATCGACGTACTGATAAATACGGTGGCAGTTTAGAAAAGCGTTATCAATTTATAAGAGAAGTAGTTGATGCAGTTTTAGCAACAGTGGATGAATTAGCACCACAAAATTTTATTGTAGGTTATCGCATTTCACCGCGTGAAGAAACTACCCCAGGCTATAATTTAGAAGAAACTCTGTGGCTAGTCGATAAATTAGCTGACACAGATCTTGATTATTTGCATCTCTCACTAACATACTTTCACGGAAAAACAAATCTACCAGACTATCAAGAGAAATCCATGCTACAATATATTTATGAAACAATTAACGGCCGTATCCCTTTAATTTCTGTAGGCCAAATCCATACTCGTAAAGATTTAGAAGCCGCCCTACAACACTCTGATATAGCAGCTATAGGTTCTGCTATTTTACTAGATCCACATTGGATTCAAAAAATTCTTACTCACCAAGATGATTCAATCCGCCATACTATGTCGCCTATCGAAAAAGATACATTGCAAATTTCTGATGGCGCCTTTGAGTTCTTAGCGGCTATCAACCCAGACAGAATTTTATAA
- the hydG gene encoding [FeFe] hydrogenase H-cluster radical SAM maturase HydG has product MYDVKSSKAEEFINHEEILDTLAYAEANKENRELLDQILAKAATYNGLTHREAAVLLECPLPEYKEKLFALAKEIKQKIYGDRIVLFAPLYLSNYCVNGCVYCPYHAKNRHIARKKLTQEQVREEVLALEAMGHKRIVIESGEDPVNNPLEYILECIKTIYSIKNKNGEIRRVNVNIAACEVEDYKKLHEAGIGTYTLFQETYNKENYEALHPHGPKSNYAYHTEAMDRAMKGGIDDVGIGVLYGLEHYRYDFVGLLMHAEHLEAVFGVGPHTISVPRICPADDIDVDDFSNAVPDDIFEKIVALIRVSTPYTGMIMSTRESQRMRERGLALGISQISGGSRTSVGGYKEEELPEDNSAQFDTSDRRSLDEIVDWLLELGYVPSFCTACYRAGRTGDRFMALAKSGQIHNCCQPNALMTLNEYLLDYASDETKATGEAVIEKQLHKIKNEKVKEASTNYIKQMEHGERDFRF; this is encoded by the coding sequence ATGTATGATGTAAAATCCTCCAAGGCGGAAGAATTTATTAATCACGAAGAGATTTTAGATACCTTAGCCTATGCTGAGGCCAATAAAGAGAACCGAGAATTGTTAGATCAAATCTTGGCAAAAGCAGCGACGTATAACGGCTTGACTCATCGTGAAGCAGCTGTATTATTGGAATGTCCATTGCCTGAGTATAAAGAGAAATTATTTGCGTTGGCAAAGGAAATTAAACAAAAGATTTATGGGGATCGTATTGTATTATTTGCCCCTTTATATTTATCTAATTACTGTGTAAATGGTTGCGTATATTGCCCATATCATGCTAAGAATCGCCATATTGCACGTAAGAAATTAACACAAGAACAAGTGCGTGAAGAAGTCTTAGCGTTAGAAGCTATGGGACATAAACGTATCGTTATTGAATCTGGTGAAGACCCTGTTAACAATCCATTAGAATATATTTTAGAATGTATTAAGACAATCTATAGTATTAAAAATAAAAATGGTGAAATTCGCCGTGTTAATGTTAATATTGCAGCTTGTGAAGTAGAAGATTATAAAAAACTTCATGAAGCAGGCATTGGTACGTATACTTTATTCCAAGAAACCTATAATAAAGAAAACTATGAAGCTCTTCATCCACATGGGCCAAAGAGTAATTATGCATATCACACAGAAGCTATGGACCGTGCTATGAAAGGCGGTATTGATGATGTAGGGATTGGCGTATTGTATGGTCTTGAACATTATCGCTATGATTTTGTAGGCTTGTTGATGCATGCGGAACATTTGGAAGCTGTTTTTGGGGTAGGGCCTCACACAATCAGTGTGCCTCGTATTTGTCCGGCTGATGATATTGATGTAGATGATTTTAGCAATGCGGTGCCAGATGATATTTTTGAAAAAATCGTAGCATTAATTCGTGTATCTACACCATATACAGGTATGATTATGTCTACTCGTGAAAGCCAACGTATGCGTGAACGTGGTTTAGCACTTGGTATTTCTCAGATTAGTGGTGGTTCTCGTACTAGTGTTGGTGGCTATAAAGAAGAAGAGTTGCCAGAAGATAATTCGGCACAATTTGATACAAGTGACCGTCGTAGCTTAGATGAAATTGTGGATTGGCTATTAGAACTTGGTTATGTACCAAGCTTCTGCACCGCTTGTTATCGAGCAGGGCGTACAGGCGACCGCTTTATGGCGTTAGCGAAGAGTGGCCAGATTCATAACTGTTGCCAGCCAAATGCATTGATGACATTGAATGAGTATTTACTTGATTATGCATCTGATGAAACGAAGGCGACAGGGGAAGCTGTTATTGAAAAACAACTTCATAAGATTAAAAATGAAAAAGTAAAAGAAGCATCGACTAATTATATTAAACAAATGGAACATGGGGAACGAGATTTCCGTTTCTAA